From one Humulus lupulus chromosome 8, drHumLupu1.1, whole genome shotgun sequence genomic stretch:
- the LOC133796036 gene encoding coatomer subunit beta'-1-like, with translation MENQALKIEKEFSQNSERVKSLDVHPTHPWILTSFYSGTVTILNHHSKKLEKSFKVTDSPVRTAKFIASKNWFVAGSDEGFIRVYNYETMEKIVEFEAHNDFIRSVVVHPNLPYLISTSDDKSIKLWDWEKGWICTQIFEGHSHYVMQVAFNPKDSNIFSTASLDGTIMTWNIGSPAPIFTLNDHLKGVNCIAYFNSGDKTYLLSGSDDFTAKVWDYETQTCVQTLKGHLHNVSALCVHPELPIVITGSEDGTVRVWHTATYTLENTLNYDLGRVWAIGCINGVNQVVFGFDNGLCIVKVIGGDSVSGQA, from the exons ATG GAGAATCAAGCATTAAAAATTGAG AAAGAATTTTCTCAAAACTCTGAGAGAGTCAAATCATTAGATGTGCATCCAACTCATCCATG GATTCTAACAAGCTTCTATTCTGGAACTGTCACTATATTGAATCACCATTCCAAA AAATTAGAAAAGTCTTTCAAAGTCACAGACTCACCAG TGAGAACAGCAAAATTCATAGCTAGCAAAAACTGGTTTGTTGCTGGATCTGACGAAGGATTCATTCGTGTTTACAACTATGAAACAATGGAGAAGATCGTAGAGTTCGAAGCACACAATGACTTCATTAGATCTGTGGTTGTCCATCCAAATCTACCATACTTGATATCAACATCTGATGACAAGTCTATAAAGCTTTGGGACTGGGAAAAGGGTTGGATATGCACTCAAATTTTTGAAGGACATTCCCATTATGTGATGCAAGTGGCCTTCAATCCAAAAGACTCTAATATTTTCTCTACCGCCTCGCTTGATGGAACCATTATG ACATGGAATATTGGCTCACCTGCTCCAATTTTTACCTTGAATGATCATTTGAAAGGAGTGAATTGCATTGCTTACTTCAATTCTGGCGATAAAACATACTTACTAAGTGGCTCTGATGACTTTACTGCTAAG GTATGGGACTATGAAACACAAACTTGTGTTCAAACTCTGAAAGGTCATTTGCATAATGTCTCAGCACTTTGTGTTCATCCAGAGCTTCCTATAGTAATTACAGGCTCTGAGGATGGAACTGTTCGTGTATGGCATACTGCCACTTATAC GCTAGAGAACACTCTGAATTATGATCTTGGAAGAGTTTGGGCCATTGGATGTATCAATGGAGTGAATCA GGTTGTCTTTGGTTTTGACAATGGACTTTGTATTGTCAAAGTGATCGGTGGAGATTCTGTATCAGGCCAAGCTTAG